Proteins co-encoded in one Timaviella obliquedivisa GSE-PSE-MK23-08B genomic window:
- a CDS encoding gas vesicle protein encodes MTASPAGRAITTSTQGSSLADVLERVLDKGIVIAGDISVSVGSTELLSIRIRLLISSVDKAKEIGINWWESDPYLSSQSQQMLEANRQLQARIESLEGQLKVLSREST; translated from the coding sequence ATGACTGCATCCCCCGCAGGTCGCGCCATTACAACGTCCACTCAAGGCTCTAGCTTGGCAGATGTGCTAGAGCGCGTGCTAGATAAAGGTATTGTCATTGCTGGAGATATTTCTGTTTCGGTGGGTTCTACCGAACTCCTGAGCATTCGGATTCGGCTGCTCATTTCATCGGTTGATAAGGCAAAAGAAATTGGAATTAACTGGTGGGAAAGCGATCCGTACCTTAGCAGTCAGTCGCAACAGATGCTTGAAGCGAATCGTCAGTTGCAGGCAAGGATTGAGAGTTTGGAAGGTCAGCTAAAAGTACTCAGTAGGGAATCGACATGA
- a CDS encoding GvpL/GvpF family gas vesicle protein gives MGCGLYLYGIFPATGVHEITLEGLDRQPVQSHTVNEFTFLYSEAQQNRYLASRRNLLGHERVLEQAMEQGHRTLLPLQFGLIVDDWTTVESQLIKTQSENLKGLFSKLEGRREVSVKIFWEADQELENLMLENEGLRTERDRLEGQSLSMDQIVKIGQAIEAEMGERKQNIIQAFQENLNPLAIEQIENDLLTDSMIYNAAYLIPWESEPEFSEQVEALDLRFEKRLRIRYNNFTAPFNFAQLV, from the coding sequence ATGGGATGTGGACTTTATTTATACGGCATTTTTCCGGCTACAGGGGTTCATGAAATAACGCTAGAGGGACTCGATCGCCAACCCGTTCAGTCCCATACAGTGAACGAGTTTACGTTTCTCTATTCCGAGGCGCAACAGAACAGATATTTAGCAAGTCGTCGTAATTTGCTAGGGCATGAGCGCGTGCTAGAACAAGCAATGGAACAGGGACATCGGACTCTTTTGCCGTTGCAATTTGGGCTGATTGTCGATGATTGGACGACGGTTGAAAGCCAGTTGATTAAGACTCAGAGTGAAAACCTGAAGGGGCTTTTTTCTAAGTTGGAAGGGCGGCGAGAAGTCAGCGTCAAGATTTTTTGGGAAGCGGATCAAGAGTTGGAAAATTTGATGTTGGAGAATGAGGGGTTGCGAACAGAGCGCGATCGCTTGGAAGGACAGTCGCTAAGTATGGATCAGATTGTCAAAATTGGGCAGGCGATCGAGGCTGAAATGGGTGAACGGAAGCAGAATATTATTCAGGCATTTCAAGAGAATTTGAATCCGTTGGCGATTGAACAGATTGAGAATGATTTGTTGACGGATAGCATGATTTACAACGCAGCTTATTTGATTCCTTGGGAGTCGGAGCCGGAGTTTAGTGAGCAGGTAGAGGCGCTAGATCTGCGATTTGAGAAGCGTTTGCGGATTCGATATAACAATTTCACTGCACCATTTAATTTTGCACAGTTGGTGTGA
- a CDS encoding gas vesicle protein GvpG, protein MFFDLLTAPFTAPLSGIAWIGEKILERASTELDETENLSKRLLSLQLAFDMGDIPEEEFEEQEEALLLAIQALDDEIRVEEMEAEESQD, encoded by the coding sequence ATGTTTTTTGATTTGTTGACGGCACCGTTTACGGCTCCACTGAGCGGGATTGCTTGGATTGGTGAAAAAATATTAGAGAGAGCTAGTACTGAACTCGATGAGACGGAAAATTTGAGCAAGCGGCTGTTGTCGTTGCAACTAGCGTTTGATATGGGCGATATTCCTGAAGAAGAGTTTGAAGAGCAGGAGGAAGCGTTGCTGCTGGCGATCCAGGCGCTGGATGATGAGATTAGGGTTGAAGAGATGGAGGCTGAAGAGTCGCAGGATTGA
- the gvpA gene encoding gas vesicle structural protein GvpA (There are 14 genes on the gvp gene cluster in halophilic archaea. The product of gvpA is a structural component of gas vesicles, which provide buoyancy to cells and promote flotation. It has been reported that the products of gvpAO and gvpFGJKLM represent the minimal set required for gas vesicle formation in halophilic archaea.), producing MAVEKVNSSSSLAEVVDRILDKGIVIDAWVRVSLVGIELLAIEARVVIASVETYLKYAEAVGLTSQAAVPNA from the coding sequence ATGGCTGTCGAAAAAGTAAACTCCTCCTCTAGTTTGGCTGAAGTTGTCGATCGCATTCTTGATAAAGGAATTGTCATTGATGCTTGGGTTCGGGTCTCTCTCGTCGGAATTGAACTGCTAGCAATTGAAGCCCGGGTTGTGATCGCTTCAGTTGAAACCTACCTGAAGTATGCTGAAGCCGTCGGACTAACTTCGCAAGCTGCTGTTCCTAACGCCTAG
- the gvpC gene encoding gas vesicle protein GvpC: MVSLKASWQSQKKQRQQELVQRQQQVRESLTRCQQERQSKAAALRRDLNLFQHSLQQETQDFLTDVSLDRQLRSVQLSHQLHAFAQALQQQTADFLETTAADRSLMSQELAQDLSAFHAELNYSVQVLRKNLHAQMQHSQSETQTFLNNCQQQRHQNQIQLMQNLAIYIASLQEQVQAYLAELELARKERGQQMEQMLQESRDRRLAETAELFQQLSGFRAELRAYCNSLHESVWGNQVIQQLKPTVQKPTQPRSDRATQELAPTPIAQPIAQSTKPPITKISSDIPVAAVATIKAAVAVQPPTQPTLQQDNELLEQKIYSHIKQIEGARLTEIQSALGINRSQTVDSLRALIKQGLITQRDRVYLAQEEISL; encoded by the coding sequence GTGGTTTCTCTTAAAGCCTCTTGGCAATCGCAAAAAAAACAGCGGCAACAAGAATTGGTGCAACGACAACAGCAAGTCCGCGAATCTTTAACTAGATGTCAACAAGAACGTCAGTCAAAGGCTGCTGCATTGCGTCGTGACCTCAATCTGTTTCAGCACTCTCTTCAGCAAGAAACTCAAGATTTTTTAACTGATGTAAGCCTCGATCGCCAATTGCGATCAGTGCAACTATCCCATCAGCTTCATGCCTTTGCTCAAGCGTTACAGCAGCAAACCGCTGACTTTTTAGAAACCACTGCTGCCGATCGCTCTTTAATGTCTCAAGAATTAGCTCAAGACTTGTCGGCATTTCATGCTGAACTTAATTATTCAGTGCAAGTTTTACGAAAGAATTTGCACGCCCAAATGCAACATTCCCAATCAGAAACCCAAACTTTTCTAAACAATTGCCAACAACAACGCCATCAGAATCAAATTCAGTTGATGCAAAACCTGGCGATTTATATTGCGTCTTTGCAGGAGCAGGTACAAGCCTATTTAGCAGAACTGGAGCTAGCCCGGAAAGAACGAGGCCAGCAGATGGAGCAAATGTTGCAGGAAAGCCGAGATCGCCGTTTAGCAGAAACAGCAGAACTCTTTCAACAACTCTCAGGGTTTCGTGCTGAGCTAAGAGCATACTGCAACAGCCTTCATGAGAGCGTTTGGGGCAATCAGGTAATTCAGCAATTAAAGCCTACTGTTCAAAAACCTACTCAGCCTAGGAGCGATCGAGCCACACAAGAACTTGCACCAACGCCTATCGCTCAACCCATTGCTCAATCTACCAAGCCACCTATAACGAAAATCTCTAGCGACATACCTGTAGCTGCTGTAGCAACTATTAAAGCTGCTGTTGCCGTACAACCGCCCACACAGCCAACCTTACAGCAAGATAACGAGTTGCTGGAGCAGAAGATTTATAGCCACATCAAGCAAATTGAGGGTGCCCGACTGACTGAAATTCAGTCTGCTTTGGGTATTAATCGTTCACAGACTGTTGATAGTCTGCGCGCCTTAATTAAGCAAGGGTTGATTACACAGCGCGATCGCGTTTACCTAGCTCAAGAGGAAATTTCCCTGTGA
- a CDS encoding gas vesicle protein K, whose translation MSLTNSQIQAMPASGLEFPKKKDAGLAPLLLTVVELVRQLMEAQVIRRMESGDLSESDLERAAESVRKLEEQIINLCEIFEIDLADLNIDLGDIGTLFPQSGGYYPGTHSANPSILELLDRLLNVGIVVEGNIDLGLAQINLIHAKLRLVLTSQPIG comes from the coding sequence ATGTCTCTGACGAATTCTCAAATTCAAGCAATGCCTGCATCTGGTCTAGAGTTTCCTAAGAAGAAAGACGCAGGGCTAGCTCCGCTGTTACTAACAGTTGTAGAGCTAGTGCGGCAACTAATGGAGGCACAGGTGATTCGGCGGATGGAGTCGGGCGATTTGAGCGAATCTGACTTAGAACGAGCGGCAGAAAGTGTTCGCAAGTTAGAAGAGCAAATTATCAATTTGTGCGAAATATTTGAAATTGATCTGGCTGATCTTAATATTGATTTGGGCGATATTGGCACGTTATTTCCTCAGTCTGGGGGCTATTATCCGGGAACTCATTCGGCAAATCCGTCGATTTTAGAATTGCTCGATCGCCTTCTTAACGTCGGGATTGTCGTAGAGGGAAACATTGATTTAGGGCTAGCTCAAATCAACTTAATTCATGCAAAGCTACGACTCGTGTTAACTTCTCAACCGATTGGTTAG
- the gvpN gene encoding gas vesicle protein GvpN — MTTVLKANPRQFVSTPAIQRVATRALRYLQSGYSVHLRGPAGTGKTTLALHLADLLARPIMLMFGDDEFKTSDLIGNQTGYTRKKVVDNFIHSVVKVEDELRHNWVDSRLTLACREGFTLVYDEFNRSRPEVNNVLLSALEEKLLVLPPNKDRSEYVRVSPHFRGIFTSNPEEYCGVHSTQDALLDRLITINIPEPDELTQQEIVVQKTGIDRESAVAIVQIVKAFRKRTANERSSGLRSCLMIGKVCHEHEVMVMPENAEFRDICQDLLLSRTALPLEEATHILWEIFNSFIANDTLQVSLPIALHDELDAPVLEFHEIELNEILPSIPGDRLAIFNDLMNLDDSPEPNLDSIDFDSVDSKEESLSVPYQQEIYEYLQQQQEARPFEIQSALGIRRSDVANALQALTAKGLTISQNGSRKQASYRIHTSEE; from the coding sequence GTGACCACCGTCTTAAAAGCCAATCCCCGGCAATTCGTCAGTACTCCCGCCATTCAGCGAGTTGCTACCCGCGCCTTACGCTACCTGCAATCAGGATATTCTGTGCATCTACGAGGGCCTGCTGGCACTGGCAAGACCACGTTGGCGCTTCACCTTGCCGACCTGCTGGCACGCCCCATCATGCTGATGTTTGGTGATGACGAGTTCAAAACCTCGGATTTAATTGGTAATCAAACGGGTTACACCCGGAAGAAAGTTGTTGATAATTTTATTCATAGTGTCGTTAAAGTTGAGGATGAACTGCGTCACAATTGGGTCGATTCTCGGCTGACATTGGCTTGTAGAGAGGGCTTTACGCTCGTTTATGATGAATTTAATCGATCGCGTCCCGAAGTTAATAATGTTCTGCTCTCTGCATTGGAAGAGAAACTTCTGGTTTTGCCACCTAACAAAGATCGGTCAGAATACGTCCGAGTCAGCCCTCATTTTCGAGGTATTTTTACCTCCAATCCTGAAGAATACTGCGGGGTTCATTCGACTCAAGATGCTTTACTCGATCGCCTGATTACTATCAATATCCCTGAACCCGATGAACTGACGCAGCAAGAAATTGTGGTTCAAAAAACAGGGATTGATCGAGAAAGCGCCGTAGCAATTGTACAGATCGTTAAAGCATTTCGCAAAAGAACAGCGAATGAAAGATCATCAGGCTTGCGATCGTGTTTAATGATCGGCAAGGTTTGTCATGAACATGAAGTCATGGTGATGCCAGAGAACGCAGAATTTCGAGATATTTGTCAGGATCTCTTGCTCTCTCGCACAGCCTTACCTTTAGAGGAAGCCACTCATATTTTATGGGAAATCTTCAACAGCTTTATTGCTAATGATACGCTTCAGGTTTCTCTGCCGATCGCTCTTCATGACGAGTTGGATGCACCAGTTCTTGAATTTCATGAAATAGAACTCAATGAAATACTGCCATCAATTCCAGGCGATCGCCTCGCAATCTTCAATGATTTAATGAATCTAGACGACTCGCCCGAACCCAACCTGGATTCTATCGATTTTGATTCTGTTGATAGCAAAGAAGAAAGCTTGTCCGTGCCGTATCAACAGGAAATCTACGAATATTTGCAGCAACAGCAGGAAGCGCGTCCGTTTGAAATTCAGTCTGCATTAGGCATTAGGCGATCGGATGTAGCAAATGCGCTGCAAGCTTTAACAGCCAAAGGACTAACCATCTCTCAGAACGGTTCTAGAAAGCAAGCCTCTTACCGCATTCATACCTCAGAGGAATAA
- a CDS encoding response regulator — translation MGTVLLVEDGVTEMQLLTNYLKQAGLTVMSAQSGEEAQIKLNSQKPDLIVLDVILPGKSGFELCRELKADPSTSSIPVVICSTKDTDADKMWGDMLGANAYIPKPVDPTVFLQTIRKLIN, via the coding sequence ATGGGAACAGTTTTGTTAGTTGAAGATGGCGTAACCGAAATGCAATTGCTGACAAATTATCTGAAGCAGGCAGGATTAACGGTGATGAGTGCCCAGAGTGGGGAAGAAGCCCAGATTAAGTTAAATAGCCAGAAGCCAGATTTAATTGTGCTGGATGTGATCCTTCCCGGTAAAAGCGGCTTTGAACTGTGTCGAGAACTGAAAGCAGATCCCAGTACTAGCAGCATTCCTGTCGTGATTTGCTCCACAAAAGACACGGACGCAGACAAAATGTGGGGCGATATGTTGGGGGCTAATGCCTATATCCCTAAGCCTGTTGATCCGACAGTGTTTCTCCAGACCATTCGGAAATTGATCAATTAG
- a CDS encoding response regulator — protein sequence MIGVDHSSADMPSGLLGVQSRLHLTGRLDIEANDQKWSLYLYMGRLIWATGGPHPVRRWYRNLSRHCPQINAQAVTFGASGNIQRWDYDILISLVKQQKITVEQTVALIRSIVSDVLFDVLQQEETRFVNFKVDHKDVLDASLALVNAQQVLDEVQPIWNEWRALGLVDHSPSLAPMLRQQELLQQQTSEKIYKTLVALADGKRSLRDLAVLMKQDLVPLTRMLVPYFRKGFIGLIPVPDFPSPVASVLEAMPASSIPTSGVKTALTSAPLVACIDDSKRECDTMGKILTQAGYRFIGIQDSMQALPTLLEQKPGVIFLDLVMPIASGYEICSQIRRVALFRNTPIVILTSNDSIIDRVRAKVVGSSGFLSKPVDADKVLAVVRKYLGIVDRS from the coding sequence ATGATAGGGGTCGATCACTCATCTGCTGATATGCCAAGTGGGTTACTTGGTGTCCAGAGTCGTTTGCATCTCACTGGAAGGCTTGATATAGAAGCAAATGACCAAAAATGGAGCCTTTATCTCTACATGGGGCGATTAATCTGGGCTACGGGTGGCCCTCATCCCGTGCGGCGCTGGTACCGTAATCTATCCCGTCACTGTCCTCAAATTAATGCCCAAGCCGTCACATTTGGAGCTTCGGGCAATATCCAGCGCTGGGACTATGACATTCTTATCAGTTTGGTCAAGCAGCAGAAAATCACGGTAGAGCAGACAGTTGCTCTCATTCGCAGCATCGTGTCTGATGTTTTGTTTGACGTTCTTCAGCAAGAAGAAACCCGGTTCGTTAACTTTAAAGTTGATCATAAAGATGTACTGGATGCGTCTCTGGCACTCGTCAATGCGCAACAAGTTCTTGATGAAGTTCAGCCAATTTGGAATGAGTGGCGGGCTTTGGGATTAGTGGATCATTCTCCTAGCCTAGCGCCTATGCTGCGACAGCAGGAGCTTTTACAGCAGCAGACCTCTGAAAAGATTTATAAAACTCTTGTGGCTTTAGCAGATGGGAAGCGATCGCTCCGTGACTTGGCAGTGCTAATGAAGCAAGATCTAGTGCCTTTAACCCGGATGTTAGTCCCCTACTTTCGCAAAGGTTTTATTGGATTAATTCCCGTTCCCGACTTTCCTTCTCCAGTTGCAAGTGTTTTGGAGGCTATGCCAGCCTCTTCTATTCCAACATCGGGTGTTAAGACTGCGCTAACATCGGCTCCGCTTGTGGCTTGCATTGACGACAGCAAGCGAGAATGCGACACAATGGGAAAAATCTTGACCCAGGCGGGCTATCGGTTCATTGGCATTCAAGATTCAATGCAGGCTCTACCCACACTTTTAGAGCAGAAGCCAGGAGTCATTTTTTTAGACTTGGTGATGCCAATCGCCAGTGGCTACGAGATTTGTTCACAAATCCGTCGCGTCGCTTTATTTAGAAATACGCCGATCGTTATTTTAACCAGTAACGACAGCATCATAGATCGGGTTCGCGCCAAGGTTGTGGGCTCTAGTGGGTTTCTCTCAAAGCCTGTGGATGCAGACAAAGTGTTGGCGGTGGTGCGGAAATATTTAGGAATAGTGGATAGGAGCTAA
- a CDS encoding chemotaxis protein CheW, whose amino-acid sequence MLEVLDSAPIDQQTLTELVGDLGDFSSLFAEPTPVEIGQRFLRLQLCPEKTALLAVDEIVAIATATITDILPVPHMPSCVLGLYNWRGAMIWLVDLGQQVGFSGILQAGSSTFMAVIVEVSGQTLGLCVSQVHDIESYDPQLIHAPSLEMFSGQFLPFVKGYLTGDRTIVLNLPALLQDPALSIHCR is encoded by the coding sequence ATGCTAGAGGTTTTAGATTCTGCTCCGATTGATCAGCAAACGCTCACCGAGTTAGTCGGTGATCTGGGTGATTTTTCCAGTTTGTTTGCTGAGCCTACACCTGTAGAAATTGGACAACGATTTCTACGATTGCAACTTTGCCCTGAAAAAACGGCGTTGCTGGCAGTTGATGAAATTGTGGCGATCGCCACCGCTACTATCACCGATATTTTGCCCGTTCCCCACATGCCAAGTTGTGTGCTGGGGCTTTATAACTGGCGGGGCGCAATGATTTGGCTTGTGGACTTGGGACAGCAGGTTGGGTTCTCAGGAATTTTACAAGCTGGTAGTTCTACCTTCATGGCTGTCATTGTTGAGGTGAGTGGTCAAACCCTGGGGCTTTGTGTGTCACAGGTTCATGATATTGAATCTTACGATCCGCAATTGATTCATGCTCCATCTTTAGAGATGTTCTCAGGACAGTTCTTGCCCTTTGTAAAAGGGTACTTAACGGGCGATCGTACTATCGTTCTCAATCTGCCCGCTCTGTTGCAAGATCCTGCGTTAAGCATTCATTGTCGATAA